One genomic segment of Ricinus communis isolate WT05 ecotype wild-type chromosome 5, ASM1957865v1, whole genome shotgun sequence includes these proteins:
- the LOC8286266 gene encoding glutamine-dependent NAD(+) synthetase yields the protein MRLLKVATSNLNQWSMDFDCNLKNIKESIAKAKEAGAVIRLGPELEITGYGCEDHFLELDTVSHSWECLKEILVGDWTDGILCSIGMPLFNGSEPYNCQVLCMNRKIMMIRPKMRLANGDNYMEFRYFRPWQQKDQLVDFQLPNEISEAISQKSVPFGYGYIQFLDTAVAAEVCKELFTPLAPHDDLALNGVEVFLNASGSSHQVGKALEFRIRTLTSLTRRLGGVYMYSNQRGCDGGRFYYDGCSCVVVNGEVVALGSQFSLKDVEVVVAQVDLDAVATKRGSSSLYREEIFGKSRIPSVAAPYTLCQPFNLRSPISSPLKISPYSPEEEIALGPACWLWDHLRRSEASGFLLPLSGGVDSSCVAALVGSMCQLVVKEIENGNEQVKADAARIGCYADGKFPTDSKEFSKRIFYTVFMGCENSSEDTGQRAKVLSDEIGSWHIDVLVDTVVAALLAVFQALTGKRPRKKVDGGSEFENRGVKDIQDRIRMVLALTLAALLPWAHNKSGFLLVLSSSNVDEELSGQLTKYGCSSGDINPIGSINKQDIKSFLQWAATNLGYSSLAEIEAASRTNDEKEIGMTSEELSVYGKWRRNLRCGPVSMFKNLCHKWSSTLNPSEVADKVKRFFKYYSINRHKMAVLTPFYHVEGYSPDDNRCDLRQLLYNTRWPYQFRKIDEIVREIDSKKADIAKSNGQENLEAFSNGA from the exons ATGAGGCTGTTGAAAGTAGCAACAAGTAACTTGAACCAGTGGTCAATGGATTTTGACTGTAACTTAAAGAACATAAAGGAGTCAATAGCTAAGGCTAAAGAAGCTGGTGCTGTCATTAGACTTGGTCCTGAGCTTGAAATCACTGGTTATGGCTGTGAAGATCATTTCCTCGAACTTGATACTGTCTCTCACTC ATGGGAGTGCTTGAAAGAAATTCTTGTTGGTGATTGGACTGATGGAATACTCTGCAGCATAGGAATGCCACTGTTCAATGGATCAGAACCTTACAATTGCCAAGTTTTATGCATGAACAGAAAGATTATGATGATAAGACCGAAAATGAGGCTGGCAAATGGTGACAATTACATGGAGTTCCGATATTTCAGGCCATGGCAACAAAAAGATCAGCTAGTGGACTTTCAGCTCCCAAATGAAATCTCAGAGGCTATATCTCAAAAATCAGTACCTTTTGGTTATGGATACATTCAATTTCTAGACAC AGCTGTTGCTGCTGAAGTTTGTAAAGAGCTTTTTACGCCTCTTGCTCCTCATGATGATCTTGCACTCAATGGGGTTGAAGTTTTCCTGAATGCAAGTGGAAGTAGTCACCAAGTGGGAAAGGCACTTGAGTTTCGTATCCGCACGCTGACAAGTTTAACTCGTAGGCTTGGAGGAGTTTACATGTATAGCAATCAACGAGGATGCGATGGCGGTCGCTTTTATTACG ATGGATGCTCTTGTGTAGTTGTAAATGGAGAAGTGGTAGCCTTAGGCTCACAATTCTCCTTAAAAGATGTCGAGGTTGTGGTTGCTCAAGTGGATTTGGATGCG GTTGCTACTAAAAGAGGATCTTCAAGTTTGTACCGAGAAGAAATATTTGGCAAAAGCAGAATACCATCCGTAGCAGCACCATACACTCTCTGCCAGCCTTTTAACCTGAGAAGCCCCATTTCTAGCCCACTTAAG ATCAGTCCTTACTCTCCTGAGGAGGAAATAGCTCTCGGCCCTGCTTGCTGGCTATGGGACCACTTAAGAAGAAGTGAAGCTTCAGGATTTTTGCTTCCTCTTTCTGGTGGAGTAGATAGCTCCTGTGTAGCTGCTTTAGTTGGCTCCATGTGCCAGCTTGTTGTCAAAG AGATTGAGAATGGGAATGAACAAGTCAAAGCTGATGCAGCACGAATTGGATGTTATGCTGATGGGAAATTTCCTACAGATAGCAAAGAATTCTCTAAGCGCATATTTTACACTGTATTTATGGGGTGTGAAAACAG TTCTGAAGACACAGGACAGCGGGCAAAGGTTCTGTCAGATGAGATTGGCTCATGGCATATTGATGTTTTGGTAGACACTGTTGTTGCTGCGCTGCTAGCAGTATTTCAAGCACTTACGGGCAAACGACCACGCAAGAAg GTTGATGGGGGTTCTGAATTTGAGAATCGAGGAGTGAAGGACATTCAAGATCGAATAAGAATGGTGCTAGCATTGACACTAGCAGCACTCTTGCCTTGGGCTCATAACAAGTCGGGGTTTCTTCTCGTTTTGAGTAGCTCTAATGTGGACGAAGAATTGAGTGGTCAACTAACAAAG TATGGTTGCAGCTCAGGAGACATAAATCCAATAGGAAGCATTAATAAGCAGGATATTAAGTCATTTCTACAATGGGCTGCCACCAATCTTGGTTACTCATCCCTGGCAGAAATTGAAGCAGCTTCCCGAACT AATGAtgaaaaggaaattggaaTGACAAGCGAGGAACTCTCAGTTTATGGGAAATGGAGGAGAAATTTGCGCTGCGGGCCAGTTTCAATGTTTAAG AATCTCTGCCACAAATGGAGTTCAACATTAAATCCATCAGAGGTGGCTGATAAAGTGAAACGCTTTTTCAAGTACTATTCAATTAACAGGCACAAAATGGCTGTCTTAACACCTTTCTATCATGTGGAG GGTTATTCACCGGATGATAATAGGTGCGATCTTCGCCAGCTTCTTTATAACACGAGATGGCCCTATCAATTCCGCAAGATTGATGAAATTGTTCGAGAGATAGACAGCAAGAAAGCTGATATTGCAAAATCAAATGGCCAGGAGAACTTGGAAGCCTTTTCAAATGGAGCATAG
- the LOC8286264 gene encoding glutamine-dependent NAD(+) synthetase, protein MRLLKVASCNLNQWAMEFDCNLKNIKESIVKAKEAGAAIRLGPELEVTGYGCEDHFLELDTVTHSWECLKQILLGNYTDGILCSIGMPVINGSERYNCQVLCMNRKIIMIRPKLRLANDGNYREYRWFKAWKQKYQLVDFQIPADVAEAISQKSVPFGYGYIQFLDTAVAAEVCEELFTPFPPHTELALNGVEVFMNASGSHHQLRKLDLRLRALKGATHTLGGVYMYSNHQGCDGGRLYYDGSSCVVVNGEVVALGSQFSLKDVEIVLAQVDLDKVTSLRGSVISLQEQRKGKSTVQSVPVPINICQSFDRRVSLSSPIKINYHCPEEEIALGPACWLWDYLRRSGASGFLLPLSGGADSSSVSAIVGNMCQLVVKEIANGNEQVKADAVRIGCYPEGQFPTDGKEFASRIFYTLFLGTENSSQDTRNRAKKLAAEVGSRHYNLTIDSVVSSLVTFFQTLTGKLPRFKVDGGSEVENLALQNIQARIRMVIAFMLASLLPWINNKPKYHLVLSTSNVDEGLRGHLTKYDCSSADLNPLGSINKTDIWGFMRWAAVNLGYPTLAEVAAAPPSAELEPIRPDYRQTDELDMGMTYEELSIYGRMRKIFRCGPVSMFKNLCCEWSSKCSPSEVAEKVKLFFHYYSINRHKMTTLTPSYYVENYSPEDNRYDLRQFLYNTTWPYQFRKIDELVQKLEGNKAETNNH, encoded by the exons ATGAGACTCTTGAAAGTAGCAAGTTGCAACTTGAACCAATGGGCAATGGAATTTGATTGTAATCtgaagaacataaaagaatccATTGTTAAGGCTAAAGAAGCTGGTGCAGCTATTAGACTTGGCCCTGAGCTTGAAGTCACTGGTTATGGCTGTGAAGATCATTTCCTTGAACTTGACACTGTCACCCATTC ATGGGAATGCTTGAAACAAATCCTTCTAGGAAATTACACGGATGGAATCTTATGCAGCATTGGGATGCCTGTGATCAATGGATCAGAACGTTACAATTGTCAAGTTCTATGCATGAACAGAAAAATCATAATGATCCGCCCAAAACTAAGGCTTGCAAATGATGGAAATTACAGAGAGTATAGATGGTTCAAGGCATGGAAGCAAAAATATCAACTCGTTGATTTTCAGATCCCAGCTGATGTTGCTGAAGCTATATCACAAAAATCAGTACCTTTCGGCTATGGCTACATTCAGTTCCTGGATAC AGCTGTTGCTGCTGAAGTGTGCGAAGAGCTATTCACTCCATTCCCACCACATACCGAGCTTGCACTTAATGGAGTTGAGGTGTTTATGAATGCAAGTGGAAGTCATCATCAGTTGAGGAAGCTCGATCTTCGTCTCCGTGCTCTGAAAGGTGCTACCCATACTCTTGGAGGAGTTTACATGTACAGTAATCATCAAGGATGTGACGGTGGTCGCCTTTATTATG ATGGAAGTTCTTGTGTTGTTGTGAATGGAGAAGTGGTCGCGCTAGGCTcacaattttctttaaaagatgTTGAAATTGTGCTTGCCCAAGTGGATCTGGACAAG GTTACTAGTCTGAGAGGATCTGTTATTAGCTTGcaagaacaaagaaaaggaaaatccACAGTACAATCAGTACCAGTACCTATAAATATTTGTCAGTCTTTTGACAGACGAGTATCTCTTTCTAGTCCCATCAAG ATCAATTATCACTGCCCTGAGGAAGAAATAGCACTAGGCCCTGCTTGCTGGTTATGGGATTATTTGAGAAGAAGTGGAGCTTCTGGGTTTTTGCTTCCTCTTTCTGGTGGAGCAGACAGCTCCTCTGTTTCTGCTATTGTTGGTAACATGTGCCAACTTGTTGTCAAAG AGATTGCAAATGGAAATGAGCAAGTCAAAGCTGATGCAGTTCGAATCGGCTGTTATCCTGAAGGGCAATTCCCTACAGACGGCAAAGAATTTGCAAGCCGCATATTTTACACTCTCTTTTTGGGAACTGAAAACAG TTCTCAAGACACAAGAAATCGTGCAAAGAAACTAGCTGCTGAGGTTGGTTCACGGCATTATAATCTTACGATTGATAGTGTCGTTTCATCACTGGTAACCTTCTTTCAAACACTTACAGGCAAGCTGCCACGTTTTAAG GTAGATGGGGGTTCTGAAGTTGAGAACCTAGCATTGCAGAACATTCAAGCGAGAATTAGAATGGTTATAGCATTCATGTTGGCCTCACTCTTGCCTTGGATTAATAACAAACCAAAGTATCATCTCGTTTTGAGTACCTCTAATGTTGATGAAGGATTGCGTGGTCACCTAACAAAG TATGATTGTAGCTCAGCAGATTTAAATCCTCTCGGAAGTATTAATAAGACAGACATTTGGGGGTTTATGCGATGGGCTGCTGTCAATCTTGGTTATCCAACCTTAGCAGAAGTTGCAGCAGCTCCTCCAAGTGCTGAACTGGAGCCTATTCGTCCCGACTACAGACAGACGGATGAACTAGACATGGGAATGACATACGAGGAACTCTCAATTTATGGAAGAATGCGGAAAATTTTCCGCTGTGGCCCAGTGTCGATGTTTAAG AATCTGTGCTGCGAATGGAGTTCAAAATGTTCTCCCTCAGAGGTGGCTGAAAAAGTGAAGCTATTCTTCCATTATTATTCCATCAATCGCCACAAAATGACAACCTTGACACCTTCTTATTATGTTGAG AACTATTCTCCAGAGGACAATAGGTATGACCTTCGCCAGTTCCTGTACAATACGACATGGCCTTACCAGTTCCGGAAGATTGATGAACTTGTTCAAAAGTTAGAAGGCAATAAAGCAGAGACAAACAACCACTAA